The following are from one region of the Ruficoccus sp. ZRK36 genome:
- a CDS encoding VOC family protein → MSTHTFTNTGAGPKPASAPAKPIAPGTRIGHVHLKVADLDRSLAFYQGVLGFELTQRFGAQAAFLSAGGYHHHIGLNTWESGGGRPPEPDRTGLYHLAILYPSPAALADALRRLAEAGIELDGASDHGVSLALYLRDPDGNGVELYWDRPMEEWPRTANGELDMYTRPLDFRLLLDTDSGS, encoded by the coding sequence ATGAGCACACACACATTTACCAACACGGGGGCCGGTCCGAAACCGGCCTCCGCCCCTGCCAAGCCCATCGCGCCGGGCACGCGTATCGGCCACGTCCACCTCAAGGTGGCTGACCTCGATCGTTCGCTGGCTTTTTACCAGGGCGTGCTCGGCTTCGAGCTGACGCAGCGTTTTGGCGCGCAGGCAGCGTTTCTGTCAGCGGGTGGTTACCACCACCACATCGGCTTGAATACCTGGGAGAGCGGCGGGGGACGCCCGCCAGAGCCGGATCGGACCGGCCTCTATCATTTGGCGATCCTGTACCCGAGTCCTGCGGCCCTCGCTGATGCCCTGCGCCGTCTGGCTGAGGCAGGGATCGAGCTGGACGGTGCCTCGGACCACGGCGTCAGCCTGGCCCTGTATCTGCGTGATCCGGATGGCAATGGCGTGGAGCTGTACTGGGACCGGCCGATGGAGGAATGGCCCCGGACCGCGAATGGCGAGCTGGATATGTATACGCGCCCGCTGGATTTTCGTCTGCTTTTAGACACAGACAGCGGCTCTTGA